In Triticum urartu cultivar G1812 chromosome 6, Tu2.1, whole genome shotgun sequence, the following proteins share a genomic window:
- the LOC125513832 gene encoding cold-responsive protein kinase 1-like — protein sequence MGTAKGLSYLHEEHEPNIVHRDIKASNVLLGRNHSPKIGDFGLAKLFPDNVTHVTTRVVGTTGYLAPEYVVHGQLTKKADVYSFGVLLLEVISGRRVSETIRSDTFLVRQAWLLYEQGRPLDIVDASVKDYPEAEVLRYVKVGLACTQAAPDGRPAMRQVVKMLSRPAAFRELEMHLADHDSSAALTRPGLSLSPLSSMATSSTNSSSATYSETVPR from the exons ATGGGCACGGCCAAGGGGCTGAGCTACCTCCACGAGGAGCACGAGCCCAACATCGTGCACAGGGACATCAAGGCAAGCAACGTCCTCCTCGGCAGAAACCACAGCCCCAAAATCGGGGACTTCGGCTTGGCGAAGCTGTTCCCGGACAACGTCACCCATGTCACCACGCGCGTGGTCGGGACGAC TGGATACCTGGCGCCTGAATACGTGGTGCACGGGCAGCTGACCAAGAAGGCCGATGTCTACAGCTTcggcgtcctcctcctcgaggTCATCAGCGGCCGGAGGGTCTCGGAGACGATTCGATCGGATACATTCCTCGTGAGACAG GCATGGCTGCTCTACGAGCAGGGAAGGCCGCTGGACATCGTGGACGCGAGTGTCAAGGACTACCCGGAGGCAGAGGTGCTCAGATACGTCAAGGTAGGCCTGGCGTGCACGCAGGCGGCGCCCGACGGGAGGCCCGCGATGCGGCAGGTGGTGAAGATGCTGTCGCGGCCCGCCGCGTTCCGCGAGCTGGAGATGCACTTGGCCGACCATGATTCCTCCGCTGCCCTCACACGTCCTGGCTTGAGCTTGTCGCCTCTTTCCTCCATGGCAACAAGTAGTACGAATTCCTCCTCGGCCACTTACAGTGAAACCGTACCCAGGTAG